AATTTTCCCCTTGGAACCTTCTGCGATCGCGCGCGCGTCATAGCTCCCAAGCTttttcgaaaaaaagaacaccactctttttttctgattttccCCTCCTCCGACCGAAAAAAACCCACAACTCGCAAAGTCGAGTCCATCCGACCTAGTACCCTCTTTGCGCGCTTGCTTGGTCATTTGCGTTGCGGAATCGGCGTTTCGGATCTCTTTGCGACTTTTTGTACCTCGGGAAAATACTGTAAGTGTGGTCTATTTTTCCATACCCTCCAATTGATGCCAATAGCCTCGTCGTCTGTTTGGAAGCGGCATGGATCACTCTCGAGATACAACCCCAACCTCGCCGGATCTGTTAGAAGTCAAGAGCGAATGCACTTGAATTGGATCTTTCACCGACACCACCCGGAATACACCAACCAAACGGCCAATGCGACATCAACTTCCTGGTCGCATAGAGCCGCGAAACGATAAGGCCCGATTGAGATCGCCACGGTTGAAGAACTGCTGGGCAGCGCGACTGCCATGGTCTGATCAAACCTCCGACCTGCCGGATTGCTTCCAGAGAGCTGTGCGACCTGCGAATGCGCCCGGCACTGCTGCGCGAGGAGTATTGGCCGTTTGGGACTGGCGCTTGAGCAGCTTTTCAGTACCTACAATGGTTTCGCCTACTCTCCCGAGAACGACCAGTTGTGAATTTCGACGTTGGTTACGATTGTGCGCGACGACAGTGCTAGGCGCAGCGCACACTTTGGGCTCAGGATCAACAGGTGGCGCGCTTGGGACAGGTGGGCAGACAGCATCAGAAGCGCCATCGGAACCTCTTGGCACAGCCGCGGAAGGCCACAATCTGAGGCAGATTTCGAAACGATACTGCGCAAAGGCAATTCACAAGGCTATTCTCAACCGGGTGCTGAGCCCAACCATGCGTGTCCACCAGAGGAGAGCATATCAGGACGGCAGCTCAGATCACATGGGCCTCGACGATAATGGCGGAGCGAGCGCAACGAAGTGCGGAAAAGGACAACACCCGGACCAGCGACGATGAAAGGTTTTGGCCACGAACGATGACACAACTATGATGGCTCCCGGAGCTTGACAGTTCACACTGGAGGGTTCGGGAGCTTCTCTGTTGTTCGTAACGATCGATGCAGCTTTGCGAGCAGGTGGCTCAACTCCGGCGCATCGACCTCGGGATGCAGTCCGCCCAAACAGATGACGAGTTGCTTCAGGGGAATGTTTGGATTCCAAGACAAGATTTGAGAACTGACACTTTGCTCTCCAAGTAGAATACCCGAAGTTTACTTCTCCGCGATTTCACCGGTTCGCCTCCCAGGTAAGTCATGAGCTGACAACCCTTGATGACCCGGGAGCTGGCGGTCATCCCACGGATGACAGCAGGCGCGTGTGCGCCACTGCACTTTTGGCGAGATCTGAGGACTTTTGGACTCTACGGCCTGGTTTGATCGTTCTGCCAAAAGTGCGATCAAAGAGATGGTGTTGGATTTACTCGACTGCCCGCGTCTCATTTGCCTACAAGAAGAACCCACATTGTGTCGTTCACTGGGGATTTGGCCATCTACAACATGAAGGTAATTCAAGTCCTACGCGCAGCCTTTTCCCTTTTATACTGCTTAGTCTTGGTGGCTGTGGTGGTGAGGTTGGGTCAACATTCATGCATGTTATTCATGTGTGAGAGTTGATCCCAGTCATGTTAGCCATGGAGTAGGACGTCATAGTATCAAGCATGCCGAGACCCCGCCCAAGCATCGCTTGGCGATATTTGACTAAGCACGGGGGATTTTGAGACAGGGGTCCTTTTTGCTCAATGATGCCAGAAAGCTAACATAGGCTTTGAATGAGATTAGTACAAAGCCTATTTTCCAGGCAACAGTCTACAATGGCTCGTTCGAGTGGCTGGGAGAATCCCCTCGTCGTCTCATTGAGACGTGCGTCTTCACTAACTACCGCACAAAGTCTTCCTGAACTCTGTCAACGACATGAACCGTGACAACAGGCCGCCTCGCTCTCGGGTTATTGCCGAATGTCTTTCGCCAGACTCCATGCGTGGCTAACACAGAAATTACAGATCGCGAATAGGATATTTGAGATCTCTTTGCGTTCGTATTAGCAGGTGAGTTGCATTGATTAGTGCAGACAGTTTCATAGGAGCATTCCCCCTTCCCCGCGAGGTATTGTTAGCCAGCCATATGCACATATCCTAATTTCCCACATCATGTTCGTGGCGTTCCCATTCACTACCTCTAAAGCTCCGAGCATCTGAGCAGCAATCCAGCTGGACTGTTTTGCAAAAGCCCATTTGCCTTGACACACATTTACCCCTCCCAATCCTCAACGGCCTGCCTAAACTCGGGACATGTCGTTGCCTTTTTTCCTTATCGTTTGAGATCACGTGCCATCTTTTAATCCACTGCACTCACATTTTTCTCACCTCGCATGTTTCCCCTGCTCGCCGCAGGTCTCAAATAGGCCTCGAAGCCAATGTTTTGAGCCAGGATTGTTGGGCAATCGCGCCTTCCTTGTTCACAACAATGCTACCTGGAACATATTTTGCTTGGTGCGGGCTTGGGGCACAATCTTTTGCCCACGCTCACAAGAGCCACAAATTCAACCCTCCAACATCTTCCTCTGCCTATTCACCTTGTACCGTGCCAATGCATTAGTTTGTGGCGTTGGAACACCACATTTTATCTCTACCGCTATCATTTTGGCAACCCTCAGCACACCTCACCAGAATTGGCTTCGATGTTCCTTCTTTTCCGGATCTTTTCATGAAATGGGTATTTTGTCATCTGTGGGTTCTATGCGATCTAACTATAAATGTTACTATCCGTCGCCGCTTCGCCGACAGATTTTTCCATCTCCAACTCCATCCGAGATGTCGACTTTTCCTCCTCCCACTCCACAGGGAAACGGCCATGCCGGTGACAACGGCAACGCCATGAACGGCTCCGGTGCTCAAATGGAAGGCAACTTCCAGACCCCTCCCGTCGTCCCCCAGGGTAACGACAGTGCCAAGACCCTCTGGTAAGTGCAAGCCTTCCGACAGCCATCACTTGAGTTCTTGTCACTGACTTGCATAGGATGGGTGAATTGGAGCCATGGATGGACGAGAACTTTATCAAGCAGATCTGGTCGACCGTCTGCGGTGAGACTGTTAATGTCAAGGTCATCCGCGATCGCCAGTCCGGGTACGTACAAAATTCAAAGAGTCTAGTCCTGTGAAAATCATATAGTCGATATCAAAAACCGGATACGTGCTAACTCTACTGTTGATATAGCAATGCTGGCTACTGCTTTGTCGAGTTCCCCTCCTCTGAAGCCGCTACTAAGGCTCTGGGACTTAACGGGTCACCAGTGCCGAACTCACAGCGCGTCTTCAAGCTCAACTGGGCTAGCGGTGGTGGTCTTGTGGACCGTCGGTATGTGATCTATCAATCTTAGCGACAAGCCTTGAATAACGCCACGAGACTAAGGATTTGATATTTAGTGACGAGCGCGGCCCGGAGTACTCCATTTTCGTCGGCGATCTCGGCCCTGAGGTCAACGAGTTTGTTCTCGTTTCGTTGTTCCAGGCTCGATTCCCAAGCTGCAAGTCCGCCAAGATCATGACGGACGCTATGACCGGCCAGTCTCGTGGTTATGGCTTCGTTCGCTTTACGGATGAGTCGGACCAGCAACGAGCTCTCGTTGAGATGCAAGGCGTCTACTGCGGCAACCGCCCCATGCGTATCTCCACTGCCACCCCGAAGACACGGTAGGTTTGAACTTGTTTACATTCATTGTGTTTCTTGACCCATCTTCGAAAAGTAATCCATCTAACAGCCGAGTTTGAACAGTTCTCATCAACAATATGGCAACCAGGGTCCTCATGGAGCCGGACCGATGAACATGACGCCGCCCGCTCAGAACATGCAGTGGGGCATGAACCCCTACGGCTACCAGCAACCGCAGGCGCCACCTCCCAACACGGCCTTCAACAACCCCATGCAGCCAATGAACCAGTTCACAGACCCGAACAACACGACAGTCTTCGTCGGTGGCCTTAGTGGCTATGTCACCGAGGATGAACTGCGCTCTTTCTTCCAGGGCTTTGGTGATATCACCTATGTCAAGATTCCCCCTGGAAAGGGTTGCGGCTTCGTTCAGTTCGTTCACCGCCACGCTGCTGAGATGGCCATCAACCAGATGCAGGGATACCCCATCGGTAACTCTCGCGTTCGTTTGTCTTGGGGCCGTTCGCAGAACAACTCCGGCGTAGGTACTCCCTACCGtcctgctcctcctcctccgcacTGGGGTGGCGGCATGCCGCCTCACGGCGGTCCGGCCGGCCCTGGTGCtcctttcggcggtcctttcGGCGGCAacccgcctcctcctcctggcGGTCTTCAGGTTAGCCCCCAACCCCCAATTTGACCTGTCAGACTCGAGCAAGTGCACGAGAGGGATGCTTTCACCCGTCCCTATGCTGCCGATGTGACGTTTGTCATGCTGACCACATTTTCGTACTTGCAGTAAACATATTGCTCTTcaccatgtcccgcgaatgATTTCCTCGTCATAGCAATGGCGTTCGGTGGGACTTTTACTACACAAGGAAAACGGCGTCCAGGAAGGGAGCGATTTTTTGACATGAACCATGATTTTACTCATGAACTTGTTTTCAACTCTCTTTTCATGATGGCCTTTCGCATTCATTTCAACTTTGCACCAAACGGATTTCCTTTCTCTCGACTGCAACGATCACAAATCACCAACGACCCCCTTTCCGGCTACTTCACTGGTTGTCTAACCTCTGAAGGTCTCTCATGGCCTCACTACCACCACTCAGCCAACATCGAACAGGCACGCACATCCCCGTGGCGTCGCCTTACATGGGAATGAAATGTGTCACGTTGGTCTTGAATGAAATGAGTGGTACTGGTACACGACTATACTACGGACTTCTTTATTTGATGGAGGAGCTGTAAATGGGTTGAGACATTGGTGGCATCTACAACTGGCGATCACGCAATATTCCCTTTCTCAGTTTTTGATCTttggttttcctttttcttccatTGCCCTTTTTTACTCGGAAAATTCCAAGTCTTGGGCCAGAAGCCGCTGCTTATGGCACTGGAAAAGAAACGCAAGCAACATTACCCTTTCTGTCTCCATCAGAGCTTTCTTTAACCCTCTTCCGGAATGATATTTCGTCCATAGCCCTTTTGTTGACGGCGTTGGTCTTCACTTGAGATTTGTGCTTGATCGTTTTGTTTGATAGgaagttttgttttgttcttcGTTCCCTGCAGTCGCATTTCTGCCTGATTCCTCAACTTCTGAACAAAAGCCTTTGACTTGGTCGTGTTTCAGTCTTGTTCGCGTGATGATCATTCTCTATGCGCGCGTGTTTTGATGCCTTTTTGCGGCTTCAACGTCACATACCCGTCGGATGCAACTAGTCTCTTCAAGTAGGGGCTATGGGTACTCGAGTCACCATGGATTTTCGATGACAGGCGTTGTTGCACTCTCCTTTGTATGCTTTTGTGCTCGCTCAAACTTTGATGTGATTTTATCGGTGTCTTATTCTTCGCAGCTTTGCTGTTCCCACTGATAACGGTTATGACTTTCATTCAGTCGAACAGCTTTGGCGACGCAAGAGCGAGCGAGCATATCGGCGAAGAAGATTCCCTAAGTATGGATTTGTTTATTGGAAGAAAAGCTTTGTTCCTTTGAGAAAGTGGCATTCAGCGTCGGCCTTTTGGGTGGTGCTGTGAGTTCGATTGCCTTCGTTCCTGCTGCTGTAACCTTGATTGGATTTCCATTCGAGAAGAAAGTGTATTGTTCGGGTGGTTCACTGTCTTTATTGTGTTGGGTGGCGTTTTTGAACTCAAAATTGCTGGGCGGACTTTTTGATCATGTCATTTGGATCTTGTTGTGAAGATATGGTGTTTACACTCTTTCAATTTGGCGTGGTTTGTACCCCCCTTTGCATTCCTGGACATGGACTCAGTTGTTTGTGAGCCTACTGAGTTTGAAGGGGCGATGTGACTGAAAGATGTCGGTCAGAGTTCTGTAGGACGAAAGATtgtgtgattttttttttcccaagcCACTCGGCAAAGTTTGGACCGGGCCGTGTGGCGTGCCTTTGGGTTCTGGGTTATGTTATATTCGGGTATTCCAGTGAGTACTTGGTCAGTTTGTTTAGCAGAGAATGTGTTGGGATACGACAAAAGTTGATGCTTGACCTTGGCACAGAATAGTTTGTAGAACTTACCGTACTGATAGCCCTCGATACTTAGGCGTCCTTGTCTCGCAGCTGTTAGTATCTTTCGGGTGCATCACAGCGGGCTGTGTCAGCATCTTTGGAATTATTATCAACGCTGGCTGGAGATGGTCCTCACGTGTTGTGATACAGCTGCTCATGCTGGTGCCACAGCAGCCACCGGTCGAAATCTTTGCGTCAGGTCACGCCACGGAAAAGGGACGGGCACGGCCTGCCGTGTATGTTGCGCTGCCTCGATGCGCCGCCTGCCTGATCTTGTAGGTGATTGGGTACAAGGGCTCTGGGGCCCGTTGGAGGTCGGCACGGACTCTGTCGTGAAGGGCACTGCAccagttttacaggaaaaaGCCAATGCAGGTAAGTCAGTTTGTAGTCAAAGTCACAAGTCACACATTCACTTTCTGGTTTGGAAAACATTGCGGTCTGAGATACTCGACGACTTCCCTAGGCAAATATCATTGTTTTCCACATGTCCAAAAAATACTTGGGACATATGTAGAGAAAGATAAACTGAGCTAATacccgaaaaagaaaaagcagtTAACCCACAAGCTCGGCCCAGTCGACCAACATCTTCTCCCTGCCTCCCAAGTCGTCTAGCCGAATACGCTATTCAATATGAGCACCAGCCACCAGTGAACCACAAAAAACAGCTGGCCAACATGGGGGCACTCGAGGCTGTTAGTAGCCCTCGTTTACGTCTCATTGCAATTCATCTGAGTGCACTGACTAACCGTGCCGTGAACAAAACCCTGAAGTGAATGGCACTTATGAAATTCAGTTTTTCACAATTGGGACCCGGCTACATTGGACGCCAAAACTTTCACATTTTGATTTTACTAATACCAATCAACACTATGCTGCGATGCTTGGCCCACCCACTTAATCCTTCCTGGTATCATGCACATATATACACTCAAACGTGATGCCAGTACTTACCTTGATCTTTAAACTAACAGGACAGCCATGGCGATGAGGAAATTACAAGCTGAAAATTTTAGCAAGAGACTTTTGCGATTCTGAGTAAAAGATGAACGCTGCAATTCAAGTATTTCCCTGGTCCTCTGTGACACAGTTGGAGAACAGTGAAGGTGGCTACGTTATTCTTAACTTACACAAGCCTAGAAGCCCCAGGCATCTTTGATATCCTCCACTGTCAATTATCGCGTTCAAGGGTTCTGGAGTTAATGGTACCTTGGCGATCAGCAATTTTCCCCTCCCGAGAGGCATTCACCATGATCTCAACTTGAAAGTGAGCGTCTGCCAGCCGTGATTAGGTTTCCATACATGATAATGTATCTCGAAAAAACGTGTATAAAATAACGTGTTGTAGCTCCTCTGGGATGGCATAATTCAGTCCCAAGGAAGcaacaaaacaagaaaagagagTAACAGCCAAAAAATAAGCCGAGAGACAAATCAGCAAAAATGGGCCGTGAAGAAAATCCAACCTCAATCACGAGGCACGCCAGGTTCCTCTATGAGTTGCTGGAGGAAGAAGAATTCGACGAGGTCATCATGGGACTAGACGCGATAGCATTCCAGCAAGCCGCCTGGGAGGCCGACCAGGAAGAAAACTTTGATGGGGATCACTGCACGGGCCCAGAAGACCTCGGCTCGTTTGTCGACCGCGTGCCAAACACCATCCAGAGAGTAACAGAAGGGGAGGAAGACTTGAGGTTTCCGTCTGTTGTTCACGTACCCACGCTCAGAGGGCTCATCAACAACGTCATCAACTCTCAGATTTATGGTACTCCCTTCGAGCGCATGTTTGAGCTTATTCGGCAAGCGATTGGAGATTATATCGTTGGCTGCATGAGGCAGTTGGAAGAGTGCCCTGAAGatgcttcttggcctcgcaATATCCCCGCTAACATATTCGCCGTCTTGGCTCGGATCATGCTGCGGATTCAGCTGGATCTTCTCATTGCTCTGAGGGACTGGTACAACCTTCTGGAGTTTGATTAAGAAGCAACTAACTTCATCCCGCTAGGCCGTCTACCCCAGAAGGCACCTGCATTGTATGCCGCCCTTTGGCTTGAGCATTGCGTTTTCTACAGATAGAAACAGAGAGGGTAAGAGTGCAGCTAAGTACGTGGAAGATATCAAGCACAAAGGGCTGAACGAGGCATGTATCAGTTGAGGTTGAAgaatctttttttcccatgAAGCTAAATCTTGGTAGTGCTCGTTACATGCATCCCCTGCTATTTACCTTTGGCATTTAGATAAATACAAAGCATCAAAAGCTTTCATCATTAGCAAACATTAGCAAATAAGAGAAGATCAAAGTCATAAAGCCCTAGTCGGACGAAGAACCATCAGAAATTTCAATGGGGGTTTGCCCAGAATTGTTGTGCTCATCCTTGGATCGCGTGTCTGCCTCACTTGTAGTCTTCTGGATGTCTGCCATCTTTTCCAACTTGATCTGCACTTTACGGTCGCGGCCGTTTTCTGGACTGTTTGCACGCCTCTTGCGCGACTGCTTTCTTCTATGAAATTTTGCCGCGGGGCTAGATTCGACGTGAGGCCGAAAGCGAGAGTCTTCCAAGTCACTGCATCCCGGCCGTGAGTTGCTACCTGTGCTCTCATTGAGCCAGTGAGGTTTATGATTGTTGTCGGCTGCGGTATCAGCTTGGTTTTCATGATCTGCTTCAGCATCTGGGCTGGTGGCCGGCCTGTGCGACGACTCCCTTGAACTTATGAATTGTCGAGGTGTACTGCCCACAGTGCTGTAATGCTCGCTTGTGTGCTGTTCATCCCCATTGGTGTCTTTGTCATCAATTTCCGCCATGCGATTGACAAAGTCCACCTGAAGTCGCTTCAACAGTGTCAATAGAGCTGAATCGTCCATGTGGGAGTCTCTAGCTTGTATCAGCAGTTCACGCAGGTTCGTAACCAGGGCTCGGCGGCGCATGAGCCTGTGTTGATCCGAGGACTGCTTCTTAGCCGCGGCGTTCCTTCGCAGTCTCTCTGCCAAGTTTTGCGCATTTTCTATGAAGGAAGGCGGAAACCCAATCACACGAGCCAAATCTATGCCGTAACTGTCGTCCTTCAGTGGGCCTTTAGCTATTTTATGGATCATCGTGATCTTGGGTTTCGCATCGGGGCCGTCTCCCACGACACTAGTCTCGGCTTGGAGGTGCTGATTTACGACATGAGGACGGTCGTTGAGGACGGTGGCTGCGTAGAAAAGGCGTGAGAAAATTCAAACATTCGTCCCACTGCAATCAATTCCGGAAACCGCAACCACACTCACCTAGTTCATGGAAATGAGTTGCAAAAAGCACCTGAGCGCCGCTCTCAATCAGTGCCTCTGATATAGCAATGGCAATGGCCAGTCCGTCACGCGTGCTGGTCCCTCGGCCAAGTTCATCGATAATGGCAAGACTCCTGCTGTCGATGTTTCTATGTGGCCGACGACATAGTGTCAGCCACTTATGGAGGGACTAAGGCATGCAAAAGAGAATCGCATACCGAAGAATGAATGCCATTTCCCTCATTTCCAGAGAAAAGGTTGACAGGTTACTCTCGATATTGTCATCTTTGGAAATCCTCGTGAAGATCTTGTGGACAATGGGCAAGGATGCATACTCGGCGGGGACAAAGCTACCGATCTGGGCCATCACCTGCAGCACAGCCAAAGTCTTGATGTATGTGCTTTTCCCGCTCATGTTGCATCCCGTTAT
This DNA window, taken from Pyricularia oryzae 70-15 chromosome 6, whole genome shotgun sequence, encodes the following:
- a CDS encoding tRNA selenocysteine-associated protein 1; protein product: MSTFPPPTPQGNGHAGDNGNAMNGSGAQMEGNFQTPPVVPQGNDSAKTLWMGELEPWMDENFIKQIWSTVCGETVNVKVIRDRQSGNAGYCFVEFPSSEAATKALGLNGSPVPNSQRVFKLNWASGGGLVDRRDERGPEYSIFVGDLGPEVNEFVLVSLFQARFPSCKSAKIMTDAMTGQSRGYGFVRFTDESDQQRALVEMQGVYCGNRPMRISTATPKTRSHQQYGNQGPHGAGPMNMTPPAQNMQWGMNPYGYQQPQAPPPNTAFNNPMQPMNQFTDPNNTTVFVGGLSGYVTEDELRSFFQGFGDITYVKIPPGKGCGFVQFVHRHAAEMAINQMQGYPIGNSRVRLSWGRSQNNSGVGTPYRPAPPPPHWGGGMPPHGGPAGPGAPFGGPFGGNPPPPPGGLQVSPQPPI